In the Chroococcidiopsis sp. SAG 2025 genome, one interval contains:
- a CDS encoding dicarboxylate/amino acid:cation symporter, translating into MKISTLILAALGLGIAFGILLIYGFPEAIAFLDYYLLSPLGEAFLRLIQFVVVPIVFSSLILGLTRIQNATQVGRYALKLISSYAVTSAIAVGLGIFLAIVLQPGVGVTGFQISEATQVVQKQSLIDWLVSLIPVNPLEALSTGNLLQTIFSAALIGVAIQLVGDRATNFVSLIESVYFIFEKILSLILYTAPIGVFALISSAIATQGLELILKLFIYVLGLCLGSTIMIGFYALILFILKAKPVHFFQSFFPSLSLAFGTASSNAALPIALQNAQENYGMREDIASFAIPLGTALKRDGSAILQGFNALFIAQLYQIPLTPSLMLAIALSTFLVSFSTAGVPGAGIIMMTTVLSAAGLPVEGVALVAGVDRLTDGLKTVLNVVSNTVNAVILSHWESTSLEQAAEQ; encoded by the coding sequence ATGAAAATATCAACGTTAATCTTAGCTGCGCTTGGATTAGGAATTGCTTTTGGAATCTTGTTAATTTATGGCTTTCCAGAGGCGATCGCGTTTCTCGACTACTACCTTCTTTCCCCTCTTGGTGAGGCTTTCTTACGTCTGATTCAATTTGTAGTTGTGCCGATTGTTTTTTCTTCGCTGATTCTCGGCTTAACTCGGATTCAAAATGCTACTCAAGTCGGGAGATACGCGCTAAAGTTAATTTCTAGTTATGCAGTTACTAGCGCGATCGCGGTTGGTTTGGGTATCTTTCTGGCGATTGTTTTGCAACCTGGGGTCGGAGTCACTGGCTTTCAGATCTCAGAAGCTACACAAGTTGTCCAGAAGCAATCTTTGATTGATTGGTTAGTGAGCCTAATTCCGGTTAATCCTTTAGAAGCATTAAGTACGGGAAATTTACTTCAAACGATTTTTTCTGCTGCTTTAATTGGTGTTGCCATTCAATTAGTCGGAGATAGAGCAACAAACTTTGTCAGCTTAATAGAAAGTGTTTATTTTATTTTTGAGAAAATTCTATCTTTGATTTTATATACAGCTCCAATTGGAGTTTTTGCTTTAATTAGTTCGGCGATCGCTACGCAAGGTTTAGAGTTAATTCTCAAATTATTTATTTACGTACTTGGCTTGTGTCTGGGTTCGACAATTATGATTGGCTTTTATGCCTTGATTCTCTTCATTCTTAAAGCAAAACCCGTACATTTTTTTCAAAGTTTCTTCCCAAGTTTATCTTTAGCATTTGGCACGGCAAGCTCGAATGCAGCGTTACCAATTGCTTTACAAAATGCCCAAGAAAATTATGGAATGCGTGAAGATATTGCTAGTTTTGCTATTCCTTTAGGTACGGCTTTAAAACGTGATGGTTCGGCAATTTTACAAGGATTCAACGCTCTATTTATCGCGCAACTCTATCAGATTCCGCTGACTCCATCACTAATGCTAGCGATCGCTCTCAGTACTTTTCTGGTTTCATTTAGCACCGCAGGCGTACCGGGCGCAGGAATTATCATGATGACTACCGTACTCTCAGCCGCGGGACTGCCCGTAGAAGGAGTTGCACTTGTCGCAGGTGTCGATCGCCTTACAGATGGCTTGAAAACAGTTTTAAATGTCGTGAGTAATACGGTCAATGCTGTAATTTTAAGTCATTGGGAAAGCACCTCTCTGGAGCAAGCCGCCGAACAGTAA
- a CDS encoding ABC transporter substrate-binding protein/permease, which produces MPRKKRLLFALLLSTALLVNLCFGWGKIEQVAAQKPEYAGKKLVMVTSADYPPYEFRDTAKGKGEIIGFDVDIAKYIAKELGFELEIRDTDFSGIIPALQSRRADFAMAGMTPTPERRKNVDFSQIYYEAKNTIIAQKGSNLTEAADLADKKVGVQLGSLQEKAAKKFKGVNLVPLNRIGEIIQEVKSGRIQAAIIEDTIAKGFVANNPDLEFHTLENTEEAGSAIAFPKGSNLVGDFNRVLKQLQDSGEIRNLINKWFGNNEQPATNTATSGSGNISASIPFIIEGVGTTLLFSALSVFFGFIWGTILSLLKISTFKPLVWLANAYTSIFRGTPLLLQIALVYYATPQLTGFDIPALLAGVITFTLNSGAYISETIRGGILAVDKGQREAALSLGIAYQPMMQDIILPQAIKNILPALVNESITLLKDSALVSTIGVADLLRRAQIVGAEKYIYFEPLLFAGLIYYLLVMSLTWGGYLLERRLQRST; this is translated from the coding sequence ATGCCCAGAAAAAAAAGGCTTTTGTTTGCACTTTTATTAAGTACGGCATTACTCGTTAATCTCTGCTTTGGCTGGGGAAAAATCGAGCAAGTCGCTGCCCAGAAACCAGAATATGCAGGCAAAAAGCTGGTAATGGTAACATCAGCTGATTATCCTCCCTACGAATTTCGCGATACGGCAAAAGGTAAAGGCGAAATCATCGGCTTTGACGTTGATATTGCAAAATACATCGCCAAAGAGTTAGGCTTTGAGCTAGAAATTCGCGATACTGACTTTAGCGGTATCATCCCTGCTTTGCAATCTCGACGCGCTGATTTTGCGATGGCGGGAATGACACCCACCCCCGAACGCAGAAAGAATGTTGATTTTTCTCAAATTTATTACGAAGCTAAAAATACAATTATTGCCCAGAAAGGTAGTAATCTCACTGAAGCGGCAGATTTAGCGGACAAGAAAGTCGGCGTTCAACTTGGTTCTCTGCAAGAGAAAGCAGCAAAGAAATTTAAAGGAGTAAATTTAGTTCCTTTAAACAGAATTGGCGAAATTATCCAAGAAGTCAAATCTGGTAGAATTCAAGCAGCAATTATTGAAGATACGATCGCCAAAGGTTTTGTTGCTAATAATCCCGATTTAGAATTTCATACTTTAGAGAATACAGAAGAAGCTGGATCTGCGATCGCTTTTCCCAAAGGCTCAAATTTAGTTGGCGATTTTAACCGCGTCCTCAAACAATTGCAGGACAGCGGTGAAATAAGAAATCTGATTAATAAATGGTTTGGGAATAACGAACAACCAGCTACCAACACAGCAACATCGGGTTCGGGTAATATTTCTGCTAGTATTCCTTTCATTATTGAAGGCGTAGGAACTACACTACTTTTTAGTGCCTTGTCTGTCTTTTTCGGCTTTATTTGGGGAACAATTCTTTCACTGTTAAAAATTTCTACATTTAAGCCGTTGGTATGGCTTGCTAATGCCTATACTTCTATATTTCGCGGTACGCCCTTACTTCTACAAATTGCTCTAGTCTACTATGCCACACCACAACTCACGGGCTTTGATATTCCCGCTTTATTAGCAGGAGTCATCACCTTTACCCTCAACTCAGGAGCGTACATTTCTGAGACAATTCGCGGGGGTATTTTGGCAGTCGATAAGGGACAAAGGGAAGCAGCTTTGTCTTTAGGAATTGCCTACCAGCCGATGATGCAAGATATTATTTTGCCTCAAGCAATCAAAAACATTTTACCAGCTTTGGTCAATGAAAGTATTACTTTACTTAAAGACTCGGCACTAGTTTCTACAATAGGCGTAGCCGATCTTTTACGTCGCGCTCAAATTGTTGGAGCAGAGAAATATATCTATTTTGAACCACTACTGTTTGCGGGTTTAATTTACTACTTATTAGTCATGAGTTTGACTTGGGGAGGATATTTACTTGAAAGAAGATTACAGCGTAGCACTTGA
- a CDS encoding transglutaminase family protein — protein sequence MQYQIVHKTIYTYSQPITLEPHTIRLRPRSDGWQTLQDFELKILPTPVSQSQIIDLDGNAAIKVWFGSQTTELLEIQTRSQVETHCTNPFNFLLEPWANKLPIDYPSSMRLQLQPYLQGYWNTAGIDPVAIQLAQEIYHAKNGETIGFLTALNERIYQNCQQIIRETGAPLPPGITWTEKSGSCRDSAILFMEVCRAIGLAARFVSGYQEGDPDANDRHLHAWAEVFLPGAGWRGFDPTHGLAVADGHIAVAASAMPQSAAPVKGGYKGNAKSELSYKLSIQPAIAQ from the coding sequence ATGCAATATCAAATCGTACACAAAACAATCTACACCTACAGCCAACCAATAACTTTAGAGCCGCACACAATTCGCTTGCGTCCTCGGTCGGATGGATGGCAAACTTTGCAGGACTTTGAACTGAAGATATTGCCAACTCCCGTGAGTCAGTCTCAAATAATCGATTTGGATGGTAATGCGGCAATTAAAGTTTGGTTTGGTTCGCAAACTACAGAATTATTAGAAATTCAAACGCGATCGCAAGTAGAAACTCACTGCACCAACCCGTTTAATTTTCTGTTGGAACCGTGGGCGAATAAATTACCAATTGATTATCCGAGTTCGATGCGATTGCAACTTCAACCATATCTGCAAGGATATTGGAATACAGCAGGAATAGATCCAGTTGCAATTCAACTGGCACAAGAAATTTATCACGCCAAAAATGGGGAAACGATAGGATTTTTAACAGCACTCAACGAACGAATTTATCAAAATTGTCAGCAAATCATCCGCGAGACAGGCGCACCTTTACCTCCAGGTATTACTTGGACGGAAAAGTCAGGTTCTTGTCGCGACTCGGCAATCTTATTTATGGAAGTTTGTCGCGCTATAGGTCTAGCAGCACGTTTTGTCAGCGGCTACCAAGAGGGCGATCCTGATGCCAACGATCGCCATCTTCACGCCTGGGCTGAGGTGTTCTTACCTGGCGCAGGCTGGCGGGGTTTCGACCCTACACATGGGTTAGCTGTGGCTGACGGTCACATTGCCGTAGCTGCCAGTGCCATGCCTCAGAGTGCAGCACCAGTTAAAGGTGGATACAAAGGAAACGCAAAGTCCGAGTTAAGTTACAAATTATCGATTCAACCAGCGATCGCGCAATAA
- the msrA gene encoding peptide-methionine (S)-S-oxide reductase MsrA: MTNKATFGAGCFWGVEAAFRTCQGVVSTSVGYMGGHFEHPSYLDVLSRITGHAEVCQVEYDPAIVSYETLLDLFWRIHDPTSLNRQGADRGEQYRSVIFYHTPAQEQIARHSQAQLERSHKYDKAIVTQIQPASTYWLAEEYHQQYLAKRRSKSL, translated from the coding sequence ATGACCAATAAAGCAACTTTTGGAGCTGGATGTTTTTGGGGTGTAGAAGCTGCTTTTCGCACCTGTCAAGGTGTGGTTTCCACTTCCGTCGGCTATATGGGTGGACACTTCGAGCATCCCAGCTATTTAGACGTACTATCTCGGATTACGGGACATGCTGAAGTGTGCCAAGTAGAGTACGATCCTGCGATAGTTAGCTATGAGACACTACTCGATTTATTCTGGAGAATCCACGATCCGACAAGTTTAAATCGACAAGGTGCAGACCGAGGAGAACAATATCGCTCGGTCATTTTCTATCACACACCCGCACAAGAACAAATAGCTAGACATTCTCAAGCACAGTTAGAGCGATCGCATAAATACGATAAGGCGATCGTGACCCAAATTCAACCTGCTTCAACTTACTGGCTGGCAGAAGAGTATCACCAGCAATATTTGGCAAAAAGACGCTCTAAATCGCTGTAG
- a CDS encoding serine/threonine-protein kinase, with protein MSIVCSRGHQVAAGARFCSQCGELLQIVQSQPVGAISLTENDGEPLQPGTCLHERYIIQRQLGQGGFGRTYLAEDMGRFREKFVIKEFMPSMRNTTALKKAEELFQREAAILHQLEHPQIPRFWQIFRQEGRIFLVLDYVDGPTYKDLFEHRLEQGQCFSETEILELLQNLLPVLSYLHRRGVVHRDIAPDNIILRREDRLPVLIDMGGVKQVAIQIGTQIEAEQNLAGSEITCVGKIGYCPEEQLYFGLVAPHSDLYALAVTILVLMTGKKPQQLLDPDTLQWSWEQELKLNPLLAKTLNRMLAQKPANRVQSADEILQVLNPIFPAALPDEHSRQLEIPQTAQSGFPQPLRIAPKTSQSLNGTPQKHHFLQQNFLKQNWRIIASPAKFLVPALLIFVGGLAYIFWKNYPVLLPQPIPAELADTSGLQLRNSMQEVQDVPSGLFNYGGAHTFAALTAGGMNDAIAKAHPGFNLRYTEPFNGEPGSGTGIKMLIDGELSIAQSARPLEEGDYNKAKVRGLSLEQIPVAIDGVIFYTNVSLPVTGLSIDQLQAIFRGKVTNWQQVGGPNVPIVPVGLDPKTTSVLKLLLGGEGEDIGSNVQIVRDYTTAIRKVAATRGGISYGSAPIFANQKSIRPVALAKANTKQYVQPLTENREVNAPAFLDGTYPMTRRLFIMIRRDRSVDEKAGLAYVNMLLSKEGQAIVKQAGFVPIR; from the coding sequence ATGAGTATTGTCTGTAGTAGGGGACACCAAGTTGCAGCAGGAGCAAGGTTCTGTTCTCAATGTGGTGAACTTTTACAAATAGTACAATCCCAGCCAGTAGGTGCAATTTCGCTCACAGAAAATGATGGTGAGCCGTTGCAACCTGGAACTTGCCTTCACGAGCGCTACATCATCCAACGACAGCTAGGACAGGGAGGATTCGGTAGAACCTACTTAGCAGAAGACATGGGGCGGTTTCGAGAAAAGTTTGTGATTAAAGAGTTTATGCCTTCGATGAGGAACACTACTGCCCTCAAGAAAGCAGAAGAATTATTTCAAAGAGAAGCAGCGATCCTGCACCAGCTAGAACATCCACAAATTCCCCGGTTCTGGCAGATATTTCGGCAAGAAGGACGAATTTTTTTAGTATTAGATTATGTTGATGGACCAACATATAAGGATCTTTTTGAGCATCGCTTAGAGCAAGGTCAATGCTTTAGTGAAACAGAAATTTTAGAACTCTTACAAAATCTGCTACCAGTTCTCAGTTATCTTCATCGTCGAGGGGTAGTTCATCGAGATATTGCGCCTGATAACATCATCCTCCGTAGGGAGGATCGTCTTCCGGTATTAATTGATATGGGAGGTGTTAAACAGGTGGCAATTCAAATAGGTACGCAAATAGAAGCAGAGCAAAATCTTGCTGGTTCGGAGATCACATGTGTGGGTAAAATCGGTTATTGCCCAGAGGAACAGCTTTATTTTGGACTAGTAGCACCCCACAGCGATTTATATGCTCTAGCAGTTACTATCCTCGTATTGATGACGGGGAAAAAGCCTCAGCAATTGCTCGATCCAGATACGCTACAGTGGTCGTGGGAGCAGGAGTTAAAGCTAAACCCACTCCTGGCAAAAACTCTGAACCGGATGTTGGCACAAAAGCCTGCCAATCGTGTTCAATCGGCAGATGAAATTTTACAGGTTTTAAACCCCATTTTTCCCGCTGCCCTTCCAGACGAACATTCAAGGCAGCTAGAAATCCCTCAGACTGCTCAGTCTGGATTTCCACAACCATTGAGAATCGCTCCCAAGACTTCCCAATCCCTGAATGGAACTCCGCAGAAACATCATTTCTTGCAACAAAATTTTCTGAAACAAAACTGGCGAATCATTGCAAGTCCTGCTAAGTTTCTAGTTCCGGCACTTCTGATCTTTGTTGGGGGACTAGCCTATATTTTTTGGAAAAATTATCCAGTCTTACTACCACAGCCAATACCAGCAGAACTTGCCGATACTTCTGGTTTGCAACTGCGTAATTCAATGCAAGAGGTACAAGATGTGCCATCGGGTCTGTTCAACTACGGCGGCGCTCACACTTTTGCAGCGCTGACTGCTGGTGGTATGAATGATGCGATCGCCAAAGCCCACCCAGGATTTAATCTACGCTACACCGAGCCTTTTAATGGTGAACCTGGTTCTGGTACGGGGATTAAAATGCTAATCGATGGTGAATTGAGCATTGCTCAGAGCGCTCGACCCCTTGAGGAAGGTGACTACAACAAGGCTAAAGTCCGTGGATTATCCTTAGAACAAATACCAGTAGCGATCGACGGGGTTATCTTCTATACCAATGTATCTCTGCCTGTTACCGGGCTTTCCATAGACCAACTACAAGCGATCTTCAGAGGCAAAGTGACAAACTGGCAGCAGGTGGGAGGACCAAACGTGCCAATTGTGCCTGTTGGACTCGATCCGAAAACTACGAGCGTACTTAAGTTACTACTGGGCGGCGAAGGCGAAGATATCGGCTCTAACGTGCAAATTGTCCGCGATTATACCACAGCAATTCGTAAGGTTGCCGCAACACGGGGTGGAATCTCTTACGGTTCGGCTCCCATTTTTGCTAACCAGAAGTCAATCCGTCCCGTTGCCTTAGCTAAAGCCAACACCAAACAATACGTGCAACCTTTGACAGAGAATAGAGAGGTTAATGCACCAGCGTTTCTAGACGGCACTTATCCAATGACTCGCCGCCTATTTATAATGATCCGTCGCGATCGCTCAGTTGATGAAAAAGCTGGACTTGCCTATGTCAACATGTTGCTATCTAAAGAAGGTCAGGCGATCGTCAAGCAGGCTGGGTTCGTCCCGATTCGTTAA
- a CDS encoding glutathione S-transferase family protein, translated as MTQFTLVIGNKNYSSWSLRPWLVLKHIGVDFNEVRIPLDTPQFRQEIFHYSPTGKVPVLQHGDITIWESLAICEYLVEQFPAAKLLPTELAARALARSISAEMHAGFQNLRQNMPMNCRSHFPGKGMKPGVQEDIDRVTTIWRECREKFGNNNGDLLFGHFTIADAMFAPVVSRFITYGVKLDPICQDYAEAIRHLPTMQAWITAAQVEPEHLEKYDNQ; from the coding sequence ATGACACAATTCACGTTAGTTATTGGCAACAAGAATTACTCTTCTTGGTCGCTACGTCCTTGGCTAGTTTTAAAACATATTGGCGTGGATTTTAACGAAGTACGAATTCCACTTGACACACCACAATTCCGTCAAGAAATTTTTCACTACAGCCCAACTGGAAAAGTACCAGTTTTGCAGCACGGAGATATTACAATTTGGGAATCTTTAGCAATTTGCGAATATTTAGTCGAACAATTTCCCGCTGCTAAATTATTACCAACCGAATTAGCTGCTCGTGCTTTGGCGCGATCGATTAGTGCCGAAATGCACGCAGGTTTTCAAAATTTGCGCCAAAATATGCCCATGAATTGTCGCAGTCATTTTCCTGGTAAAGGTATGAAACCAGGCGTACAAGAAGATATCGATCGCGTCACCACAATTTGGCGCGAATGCCGCGAGAAATTTGGTAATAATAACGGCGATCTGCTGTTCGGTCACTTTACAATTGCCGATGCCATGTTTGCCCCTGTTGTCTCTAGATTTATTACTTATGGAGTCAAATTAGATCCTATTTGTCAAGACTACGCCGAAGCAATCCGACATCTTCCCACAATGCAAGCCTGGATAACTGCGGCGCAAGTCGAACCAGAACATCTAGAAAAATACGATAATCAGTGA
- a CDS encoding DUF393 domain-containing protein yields MSLPNTQPHATQTTTQSPAWQIKLLYDSECPLCMREVNFLRKRDANRGLVEFVDIADENYHPAANGGVDFETAMGRIHAILPDGTIVKNVEVFRRVYEILGMGWIYAATKLPIIGAIVDRLYEIWADLRLALTGRPDLKTIVAQRQQKTECEAEGRCFKQ; encoded by the coding sequence ATGTCGTTACCAAACACCCAGCCTCACGCTACCCAAACCACTACACAGTCTCCAGCATGGCAAATTAAGCTACTGTATGACAGCGAGTGTCCCTTGTGTATGCGTGAGGTCAATTTTTTGCGCAAACGAGATGCTAACCGAGGGTTAGTTGAGTTTGTAGACATCGCAGACGAGAATTATCACCCCGCAGCTAACGGTGGAGTTGACTTTGAAACGGCAATGGGACGCATCCACGCTATTCTTCCTGACGGCACAATTGTCAAAAACGTAGAAGTTTTTCGCCGAGTTTACGAGATTTTAGGTATGGGTTGGATCTATGCTGCAACAAAATTACCTATAATTGGCGCGATCGTCGATCGCCTCTACGAAATTTGGGCTGACTTGCGGTTGGCGCTGACGGGACGACCAGATCTGAAAACAATTGTCGCCCAACGCCAACAAAAGACTGAGTGTGAAGCCGAGGGGCGCTGTTTTAAACAGTGA
- a CDS encoding efflux RND transporter permease subunit — translation MIFSISDTFIKRPVFAAVCSIIIALLGIAFIPTLPVAQYPEIAPPQVSVTSNYVGANASVVESTVTNVLEQELNGIQGLRYIKSTSANDGTSSINLTFELGRNQDLAAVDVQNRVSTVLSRLPGPVTQTGVQVTKANNNFLLAFGIYSDRDENKKQDIYDETYLSNYADLYIADALKRIKGVGGVEIFGERKYAMRLWLDPNRLASRNLTPQDAIAALQQQNLQVGAGQIGQPPNKSEQLYQYAVNAQGRLQNEEEFNNLVIRTAEDGTLIKLRDVGRAELGAENYSSLLRFTASDRITHRGIGLGINQQFGSNALDTAAAVKQEMERLKETFPPGMHYEIAFDTTTFIQAGTEEVIVSLLQAVGLVVIIVYLFLQNWRSALVISIAMPVALIGTFIFVKIFGFSINTLTLFGLTLATGLVVDDAVVIVEDITRRIQDDGLRPQDAAIASMNSLFSAVIATSLVLITVFVPVAFFPGTTGQLYRQFALTIAFSITVSTFNAVTFTPMLSALLLRRGQVPNNWFFNGINWAIEKTRIIYSRSISKLTNAKGIILALFVVALGFTYWLYNFIPAGFIPDEDQGVFITVVQAPEGVSLNYTEKVLEKAEAILKEVPEVQQIFAVGGFSFSGATPNNGLIFTTLKPWAERRAANQSLQAIIGGFFPQPSGLFPKMLGIQEATVIPFNFPAINGVGNFGGFEFHLQDRANLGFDAIGAALGQFLGRANTYPSPERPQLTGLRPNFSANTPQISVEVDRDKANALGVPVEDIFDTLQAFLGSTYVNDFNQFNRAYRVYVQADTEFRSNPEDIKKLYVRSRNVPEGAPTGEMISLGNLVTVKEIIAPSIINHYNLSRSVEINGSPAPGVSSGQAIKAMDAVAKETLPRGFGYEWSGLSLEEVESGGQAIFIFGLGVVFVFLTLAAQYESFVDPFIILLTVPLAILGALLAVLVRGAANDIYTQVGFVMLIGMASKNSILIVEFANQLRDEGLSITKSAVEAAKERLRPILMTAFSTVAGGIPLMIATGPGAAARQSLGTATFGGMCVATVLSLFVIPVLYIIIKSIETRFSKRAPVDRSF, via the coding sequence ATGATTTTCTCGATTTCCGACACTTTCATCAAACGCCCCGTCTTTGCGGCGGTGTGTTCGATTATCATTGCTCTGCTGGGAATTGCATTTATCCCCACATTACCAGTCGCGCAGTATCCTGAGATTGCTCCGCCGCAAGTCAGCGTGACTTCAAATTATGTGGGAGCAAATGCCTCAGTTGTTGAATCGACCGTTACCAACGTATTAGAGCAAGAACTCAACGGTATCCAAGGCTTGCGTTACATCAAATCTACCAGCGCCAACGACGGCACGAGTAGCATCAATCTCACATTTGAGTTGGGGCGCAACCAAGACTTAGCAGCAGTGGACGTGCAAAATCGGGTATCAACCGTACTATCGCGGTTGCCTGGACCCGTGACGCAGACAGGCGTGCAAGTCACGAAAGCTAACAACAACTTTCTGCTTGCATTTGGTATCTATTCCGATCGCGATGAAAACAAAAAACAAGATATCTATGATGAAACTTATTTAAGCAACTATGCCGATCTCTACATTGCCGATGCGCTCAAACGGATTAAAGGGGTAGGTGGTGTAGAAATCTTTGGCGAACGCAAATATGCCATGCGCTTGTGGCTCGACCCTAACCGCCTTGCCAGTCGTAACTTGACTCCCCAAGATGCGATCGCGGCATTGCAACAACAAAACCTGCAAGTGGGAGCAGGGCAGATCGGACAACCGCCAAATAAATCCGAGCAACTGTACCAGTACGCTGTCAATGCTCAAGGTAGATTGCAGAACGAGGAGGAATTTAACAATCTCGTCATTAGAACCGCTGAAGATGGCACGCTAATCAAACTTAGGGATGTCGGTCGAGCGGAGCTAGGAGCGGAAAATTATAGTTCTCTGTTGCGGTTTACTGCCAGCGATCGCATCACGCATAGAGGTATAGGCTTAGGCATCAATCAGCAATTTGGGAGTAACGCCCTCGATACGGCGGCGGCTGTGAAGCAGGAAATGGAGCGATTAAAAGAAACCTTTCCGCCTGGGATGCACTATGAAATTGCTTTCGATACCACGACATTTATCCAAGCTGGAACGGAAGAGGTGATCGTTTCGTTGCTGCAAGCAGTCGGATTGGTCGTCATCATCGTTTATTTATTCTTGCAAAATTGGCGATCGGCATTGGTAATTTCAATTGCCATGCCCGTAGCTTTAATCGGGACGTTTATTTTTGTCAAAATCTTCGGTTTTTCAATTAATACCCTGACTCTCTTCGGCTTGACCTTGGCAACGGGTCTAGTTGTAGACGATGCGGTGGTGATTGTCGAAGATATCACGCGCCGAATTCAGGATGATGGACTCCGACCGCAAGATGCAGCGATCGCCTCGATGAATTCGCTGTTTAGTGCCGTCATTGCCACGTCTCTCGTCTTGATTACCGTATTCGTCCCAGTGGCGTTCTTCCCTGGGACAACCGGACAGTTATACAGACAGTTTGCACTGACGATCGCCTTTTCGATTACCGTATCGACATTCAACGCCGTGACATTTACGCCAATGCTGTCTGCATTGTTACTCAGGCGCGGACAAGTCCCGAATAACTGGTTCTTTAATGGGATTAACTGGGCGATCGAGAAAACCCGAATAATTTACAGTCGTAGTATTTCTAAACTGACTAATGCTAAGGGGATTATTCTCGCCTTATTTGTAGTCGCATTAGGGTTTACTTATTGGCTCTACAATTTCATTCCCGCAGGCTTTATTCCCGATGAAGACCAAGGGGTATTTATTACGGTCGTCCAAGCACCAGAGGGAGTATCGCTCAACTACACCGAAAAAGTTTTAGAAAAAGCCGAGGCAATTCTCAAGGAAGTGCCAGAAGTGCAACAGATCTTTGCTGTCGGTGGTTTTAGCTTCAGCGGTGCGACACCGAATAACGGCTTGATTTTTACCACTCTTAAACCGTGGGCAGAGAGGCGGGCTGCAAACCAATCGTTACAAGCAATTATTGGCGGCTTTTTCCCCCAGCCTTCGGGGTTATTCCCGAAAATGTTGGGGATTCAGGAAGCTACTGTGATTCCTTTTAACTTTCCAGCCATTAATGGTGTGGGGAATTTTGGCGGTTTTGAGTTTCACCTACAAGACAGGGCAAATTTAGGGTTTGACGCGATAGGTGCAGCCTTGGGTCAATTCCTCGGTCGCGCCAATACTTATCCATCTCCCGAACGACCGCAACTGACTGGCTTGCGTCCTAATTTCAGCGCTAATACACCGCAAATTTCCGTAGAAGTCGACCGCGACAAAGCTAACGCACTTGGGGTTCCGGTGGAAGATATTTTCGACACCCTGCAAGCCTTTCTCGGTTCTACCTACGTGAATGACTTCAACCAGTTTAATCGAGCGTATCGAGTTTACGTGCAGGCTGATACAGAGTTTCGTTCCAACCCAGAAGATATTAAGAAATTGTACGTGCGTTCGCGTAATGTCCCTGAAGGAGCGCCAACGGGTGAAATGATTTCGCTAGGTAACTTAGTTACCGTGAAAGAAATTATCGCACCCTCAATCATCAACCACTACAATTTATCTCGCTCGGTGGAAATCAACGGTTCTCCTGCCCCAGGCGTGAGTTCGGGACAAGCCATTAAAGCGATGGATGCGGTGGCAAAAGAAACACTACCAAGAGGATTTGGCTATGAGTGGTCTGGACTTTCTTTAGAAGAAGTCGAGTCTGGCGGACAGGCAATTTTTATCTTTGGTTTGGGCGTAGTCTTCGTGTTTTTAACACTAGCAGCCCAGTACGAAAGCTTTGTCGATCCGTTTATTATTCTGCTGACAGTACCATTAGCAATTCTCGGCGCTTTACTTGCCGTTCTCGTTCGAGGTGCAGCCAACGATATTTACACTCAAGTTGGATTTGTGATGCTGATTGGGATGGCAAGCAAAAACTCAATTCTGATCGTCGAGTTTGCCAATCAACTGCGTGATGAGGGATTGAGTATTACCAAGTCAGCAGTTGAGGCAGCCAAGGAACGCTTGCGACCGATCTTGATGACAGCCTTCTCCACGGTTGCTGGTGGTATTCCGTTGATGATTGCTACGGGTCCTGGTGCGGCGGCGCGTCAATCTTTGGGAACTGCAACTTTTGGCGGGATGTGCGTTGCAACTGTGTTGAGTCTATTCGTTATCCCCGTGCTGTATATCATTATCAAGTCAATCGAAACTCGCTTCTCTAAAAGAGCGCCCGTCGATCGCAGTTTCTAG